Proteins encoded together in one Rubrobacter aplysinae window:
- the era gene encoding GTPase Era, with protein MIPDDFTEGGFRSGFIAVVGRPNVGKSTLMNRLVGDKVSITSPRAQTTRSPVRGVRNGDGYQAVFVDTPGSQKPRDTLRGRMQEQVVESLSEADVILLVLDAADLIGSGVGSGDRYVARLVSATDTPVIACLNKADLLEKQEDALPLVDEVMGLGEWRETFLVSASRGLNAEPLMRAVAGMLPEGPRYFPDDLKTDYPESLILAEYVREKALSALREEVPHAIAVEIEEVERGEGRTVVYAIIHVERTSQRMIVLGKNGRTIKQIGSEARRDVERLLGTSIYLDLKVKVSPGWRSDRGFLERLGL; from the coding sequence GTGATCCCCGACGATTTCACCGAGGGTGGCTTCAGGAGCGGCTTCATCGCCGTAGTAGGACGCCCGAATGTCGGTAAGTCCACCCTGATGAATCGCCTGGTTGGGGACAAGGTCTCCATTACCAGCCCGCGGGCCCAGACGACCCGCAGCCCCGTGCGCGGGGTGCGTAACGGCGACGGATACCAGGCGGTGTTCGTGGATACGCCCGGCTCGCAGAAGCCCCGCGACACGCTGCGCGGCAGGATGCAGGAGCAGGTCGTCGAGAGTCTCTCCGAGGCGGACGTTATCCTGCTGGTCCTGGACGCGGCTGACCTCATAGGTAGCGGAGTGGGGAGCGGAGACCGTTACGTGGCCCGGCTGGTCTCCGCTACCGACACTCCCGTGATCGCCTGCCTTAACAAGGCGGATCTCCTCGAAAAGCAGGAAGACGCCCTGCCGCTCGTGGACGAGGTCATGGGCCTCGGTGAGTGGCGGGAGACCTTCCTGGTGAGTGCTTCACGGGGTCTGAATGCCGAGCCGCTGATGCGGGCGGTGGCGGGGATGTTACCCGAAGGCCCGAGGTACTTCCCCGACGACCTGAAGACCGACTACCCCGAGTCCCTGATCCTCGCCGAGTACGTGCGGGAGAAGGCGCTCTCCGCCCTGCGCGAGGAGGTGCCCCACGCGATAGCCGTCGAGATAGAGGAGGTCGAGCGCGGAGAAGGACGCACCGTGGTCTACGCGATAATACACGTAGAGCGTACCTCGCAGCGTATGATCGTGCTCGGCAAGAACGGCCGTACCATAAAGCAGATCGGCTCCGAGGCCCGCCGTGACGTGGAACGCCTGCTGGGCACCAGTATATACCTCGACCTGAAGGTTAAGGTTTCTCCGGGATGGCGGAGTGACCGGGGGTTTCTGGAGCGGCTCGGTTTATAA
- a CDS encoding DUF4386 family protein, with amino-acid sequence MEATAHTEMNDLRSMEDGERSVLRWGGLAGMLGSVLMVVTFVFVGVFVTLEESAAYLIERFPEIRAGRTVENSLFLAVVILWVPHFLALYRAMWRWSLAPALFGSVLGIMGLVVWAAQALHHVAQVPLSNLYHAPGTTPEEQATLVFLWQATMGILEAMLLAGFVLLSIGLICLGVAMLRAPAFGRVLGGAGVVLGVLGFGGASLMLVDPASTLGPVFGMFTLIIFHFVLGRKVYRLSRAL; translated from the coding sequence ATGGAAGCGACCGCGCACACAGAGATGAACGACCTGCGGAGTATGGAGGATGGAGAGAGAAGCGTCCTACGATGGGGCGGACTGGCGGGCATGCTGGGCAGCGTCCTCATGGTCGTTACCTTCGTCTTCGTCGGCGTGTTCGTAACCCTCGAGGAGTCGGCGGCGTACCTGATCGAAAGATTCCCGGAAATCAGGGCGGGGCGCACGGTAGAGAACAGCTTGTTCCTCGCCGTCGTTATCTTGTGGGTCCCACATTTCCTCGCCTTGTATCGTGCCATGTGGCGGTGGAGCCTGGCGCCCGCTCTCTTCGGGAGCGTTCTGGGCATTATGGGCCTCGTTGTTTGGGCGGCCCAAGCCCTACATCATGTTGCGCAAGTCCCGCTCTCCAACCTCTACCATGCTCCTGGAACGACCCCTGAGGAGCAGGCGACGCTAGTATTCCTGTGGCAGGCGACCATGGGCATACTCGAAGCGATGCTCCTAGCCGGGTTTGTCCTACTGTCGATAGGTCTCATTTGCCTCGGAGTGGCTATGCTCCGGGCGCCGGCCTTCGGCAGGGTCTTGGGAGGGGCGGGCGTGGTCCTCGGGGTGCTCGGGTTCGGAGGCGCCTCGCTCATGCTCGTTGACCCTGCCTCTACACTCGGTCCTGTGTTCGGCATGTTCACACTCATTATCTTCCATTTCGTTCTGGGGCGGAAGGTCTACAGGCTTTCAAGGGCCCTGTAA
- the recO gene encoding DNA repair protein RecO — MAPYKSRGIVLRSIRYGEADRILDLYTLDGGLVSAIAKGIRRTKSRFGARLEPLSCVEFVAYGGRNLDTVTQAETLRSFHPIRENLGRLEAAGRMARDVRALSGGDEADRRVFNLLYHALDALESKEEGFGGVEAAFGMKLAMLAGYAPEVDSCVSCSAPLEAPGDSEGLVSFSPELGGLLCGECKAVSREAFPLPPGAPERLRGLLALSMKEIPREPKFEESLLRVVHSHIQAHAPAAIQSRRAGKTPGPRVLGSA; from the coding sequence ATGGCGCCCTACAAGAGTAGGGGTATCGTGCTGAGATCCATCCGGTACGGAGAGGCCGACCGGATACTGGATCTCTATACCCTGGATGGAGGGCTCGTCTCCGCCATAGCCAAGGGTATCCGCCGCACCAAGTCGCGCTTCGGGGCCCGCCTGGAGCCTCTCTCGTGCGTCGAGTTCGTGGCCTACGGGGGCCGCAACCTGGATACCGTGACCCAGGCCGAGACCCTGCGTAGCTTCCACCCCATACGTGAAAACCTCGGGCGGCTGGAAGCGGCCGGCCGGATGGCCCGCGACGTGCGCGCCCTCTCCGGCGGCGACGAGGCCGACCGCCGGGTTTTCAACCTCCTGTACCATGCTCTGGATGCGCTGGAGTCCAAGGAAGAGGGGTTCGGCGGTGTCGAGGCAGCCTTTGGCATGAAGCTCGCCATGCTCGCGGGGTACGCGCCGGAGGTTGACTCGTGTGTTAGCTGCTCCGCGCCTCTCGAAGCTCCGGGAGATTCGGAGGGTCTGGTGAGTTTCTCCCCGGAGCTTGGCGGCCTGCTCTGCGGGGAGTGCAAGGCCGTCTCGCGCGAGGCGTTTCCGCTGCCGCCCGGCGCCCCCGAGCGCCTGCGCGGCCTGCTCGCTCTCTCGATGAAGGAGATACCCCGCGAGCCGAAGTTCGAGGAGAGCCTTCTGCGCGTGGTCCACTCCCACATACAGGCCCACGCTCCGGCCGCCATCCAGTCCCGGCGAGCCGGGAAAACCCCCGGTCCCCGGGTGTTGGGATCCGCGTGA
- a CDS encoding HD family phosphohydrolase, which yields MNSRKNTPNKPGERAPGKSPARKVDELHVPQTRSEYLRQWFGRLPKLRLYLFLLFVTWLCLTALVSLDSRLFTFFGLQDSGQQYEVGNVAEEDVYAPHNITYDDPVATRQQRESAADQAPESYRQSGEVTQSVLGEVPVFFEEVRAIRSSDASTEEKQGRIESAAPFYLPESTLRSLVFVDSGQLDEVERYTRENLEELYSSTAVADDGLEGAPATVISVSEARDRLSEAARRDASGETGALVEVLSRGFLESDYVVDRSETQQDRDEAASGVQPVQANIQQGEQIISRGEIIDERDIVQLEALGVIGGSASWKFLLGIGLVIAAEMGVGWYFLERFGNRILRTKQVIRVTLAASLTILFTALARVFVELSVPSQVIPLAGLSIIGTILLGPRLMFLMVVISSVNVGIIAGNDFFLTAALLISSGFAIYTAVRVGSRTQLLWAGIFIALVTSVVMFAVSLIGESAFGAALWQGLLGLANGILSLMIAMALLPLLENAFNILTPMKLLELSDPGRPLIQKLLRKAPGTFSHSMQVGNLAENAAERIGADTLLARVGAYYHDVGKLEHPGYFIENQISGVNPHDELSPALSARIIRRHVKDGVEIGRAWSLPEEILDIIAQHHGTSRIEYFYRKALQEAPDTGAANGNGGVREADFRYGSLPKSKEAGIIMLADSVEAIVKSIEKPTPKRIEDVVEQTVHQKLDDGQFDECELTMREIHAFGEAIREAIIGFLGPRIEYPGSKESKEKPDAPAKSPGGGRPAGAAAETKT from the coding sequence ATGAACTCCAGGAAAAACACCCCTAACAAGCCCGGCGAGAGAGCCCCTGGCAAGAGCCCCGCCCGGAAGGTGGACGAGCTCCACGTGCCCCAGACCAGGTCGGAGTATCTGAGGCAGTGGTTCGGGCGTCTGCCAAAGCTCCGGTTGTATCTCTTTCTCCTGTTCGTTACCTGGCTCTGCTTGACCGCGCTGGTCAGCCTCGATTCCCGCCTGTTCACCTTTTTCGGGCTCCAGGACAGCGGCCAGCAATACGAGGTCGGCAACGTCGCGGAAGAGGACGTATACGCGCCGCACAACATAACTTATGATGACCCCGTGGCCACTCGGCAGCAGCGCGAGAGCGCTGCGGATCAGGCCCCCGAGTCTTACCGCCAGAGCGGGGAGGTTACCCAGAGTGTCCTCGGGGAGGTGCCGGTATTCTTCGAGGAAGTGCGCGCGATACGCTCGTCCGACGCCAGCACCGAGGAGAAGCAGGGCCGCATAGAGTCCGCCGCCCCCTTCTACCTGCCGGAGAGCACCCTGCGCTCGCTGGTCTTCGTTGATTCCGGGCAGCTAGATGAGGTCGAGCGGTACACCAGAGAGAACCTCGAAGAACTCTACTCCTCCACGGCGGTCGCCGACGATGGTCTGGAGGGGGCTCCGGCCACCGTAATCTCCGTTTCCGAGGCCCGGGACCGGCTTTCAGAGGCCGCCCGCCGGGACGCTTCCGGGGAGACGGGAGCCCTCGTGGAGGTCTTGAGCCGGGGATTTCTGGAGAGCGACTACGTGGTCGACCGGAGCGAGACCCAGCAGGACAGGGATGAGGCGGCCTCCGGTGTGCAGCCGGTACAGGCAAACATCCAGCAGGGTGAGCAGATAATCTCGCGGGGTGAGATCATAGACGAGCGGGACATCGTCCAGCTCGAGGCCCTGGGAGTTATAGGCGGCAGCGCCTCCTGGAAGTTCCTCCTGGGTATCGGCCTCGTTATCGCGGCGGAGATGGGCGTCGGCTGGTACTTCCTGGAGCGGTTCGGCAATCGGATACTCCGCACCAAGCAGGTCATCAGGGTCACGCTCGCCGCCTCGCTGACCATACTCTTTACGGCGCTCGCCCGGGTCTTCGTGGAGCTCTCGGTGCCGTCACAGGTGATACCCCTCGCGGGGCTGAGTATCATCGGGACCATACTCCTCGGGCCACGCCTGATGTTCTTGATGGTCGTGATCTCCAGCGTCAACGTCGGCATCATCGCCGGCAACGACTTCTTCCTGACCGCCGCGCTCCTGATCTCATCCGGCTTCGCCATCTACACCGCGGTGCGGGTTGGCTCGCGCACGCAGCTACTCTGGGCCGGAATATTCATCGCGCTCGTAACCTCCGTGGTAATGTTCGCGGTGAGTCTGATCGGGGAAAGCGCCTTCGGCGCCGCGCTGTGGCAGGGGCTATTGGGCCTGGCGAACGGGATACTATCCCTGATGATAGCGATGGCGCTCCTGCCGCTCCTGGAGAACGCCTTCAACATCCTCACCCCGATGAAGCTCCTGGAGCTATCCGACCCCGGCAGGCCGCTCATACAGAAGCTACTGCGCAAGGCGCCCGGAACCTTCTCCCACTCCATGCAGGTCGGCAACCTCGCAGAGAACGCCGCGGAGCGCATCGGGGCCGATACCCTGCTGGCCCGGGTCGGGGCCTACTACCACGACGTCGGCAAGCTGGAGCATCCCGGGTACTTTATCGAGAACCAGATCTCGGGCGTCAACCCCCACGACGAGCTCTCGCCGGCCCTCTCGGCCCGGATAATCCGGCGCCACGTCAAGGACGGCGTCGAGATAGGCCGGGCCTGGAGCCTGCCGGAAGAGATACTGGACATAATCGCCCAGCATCACGGTACCAGCCGCATCGAGTACTTCTATCGCAAGGCTCTGCAAGAGGCCCCGGACACCGGCGCGGCGAACGGCAACGGCGGCGTCCGGGAGGCGGATTTCCGCTACGGGAGCCTGCCAAAGAGCAAGGAGGCCGGTATCATAATGCTCGCGGACTCCGTCGAGGCCATCGTGAAGTCCATCGAAAAGCCGACCCCCAAACGCATCGAGGATGTGGTCGAGCAGACGGTCCACCAGAAGCTGGACGACGGACAGTTCGACGAGTGCGAGCTCACCATGCGCGAGATACACGCCTTCGGCGAGGCGATCCGGGAGGCCATAATCGGGTTCCTCGGGCCCCGCATAGAGTACCCGGGCTCTAAAGAGTCTAAAGAGAAGCCCGACGCTCCCGCGAAGTCTCCGGGTGGCGGCCGGCCTGCCGGAGCTGCGGCGGAGACGAAGACCTGA
- a CDS encoding diacylglycerol kinase family protein produces MRKSFSNAYVGMSYCVRTQRNLRIHLAVTVLVLLLSAVLRVSLPELAVLVFCIMVVIVAEMLNTALECAVDLVTSDYHPLAKLSKDISAGAVLVASLGAAVVGAIIFLPRLWQLLTGGLAVYAPVVEVMGKLI; encoded by the coding sequence GTGAGGAAGAGCTTCTCTAACGCTTACGTTGGTATGTCGTACTGCGTGCGCACGCAGCGCAACCTCAGGATACACCTTGCCGTAACCGTCCTGGTGTTGCTACTGTCCGCCGTGCTCCGCGTAAGCCTGCCGGAGCTCGCCGTGCTGGTTTTCTGCATAATGGTGGTCATCGTGGCGGAGATGCTGAACACCGCCCTGGAGTGCGCCGTGGACCTGGTAACTAGTGACTACCATCCCCTGGCCAAGCTCTCCAAGGACATCTCCGCCGGAGCGGTCCTGGTGGCGAGCCTCGGCGCGGCGGTGGTGGGGGCGATCATCTTCCTGCCAAGGCTCTGGCAGCTCCTGACGGGCGGACTGGCCGTATACGCTCCGGTGGTGGAAGTCATGGGTAAACTTATATGA
- a CDS encoding deoxyguanosinetriphosphate triphosphohydrolase — translation MSQAGLLKACTETAGRAVPEPPDGIRNEFQRDRDRIIHAKAFRRLMHKTQVFVSPDGDHFRTRLTHTLEMMQISRTIARALGLDEDLTEAISLGHDLGHTPFGHTGEEALNRKLEPYGRSFRHNEHSLRVVDVLEKEGAGLNLTREVRDGILNHRGDAHPSTWEAAIVRTADRIAYVNHDIDDAIRADIISAGRLPEAPVRVLGDHTSARIDTLVRDMISTSQRARAISLSRDVHEALVELRAWLFTNVYHNPLSREDGKAEEVVGDLFDYYLSRPTERSGDGSDPLTATVDFLAGMTDRYALSKHRRIAMEPLSRHTDDVNRGVE, via the coding sequence GTGAGCCAAGCCGGGTTACTAAAGGCCTGCACGGAGACCGCCGGGCGCGCCGTCCCCGAGCCGCCCGACGGTATACGAAACGAGTTCCAGCGCGACCGTGACCGCATAATACACGCAAAGGCTTTCCGGCGACTAATGCACAAGACCCAGGTGTTCGTCTCGCCCGACGGGGATCACTTCCGCACGCGGCTCACCCACACGCTGGAGATGATGCAGATCTCCCGCACCATCGCCCGTGCCCTCGGGCTGGACGAGGATCTCACGGAGGCGATCTCGCTCGGCCACGATCTCGGCCACACTCCGTTCGGCCACACCGGTGAGGAGGCCCTGAATCGGAAACTCGAACCCTACGGCCGTAGCTTCCGGCACAACGAGCACTCCCTGCGCGTGGTGGACGTGCTGGAGAAGGAGGGGGCCGGGCTCAACCTGACCCGCGAGGTACGCGACGGCATTCTCAACCACCGCGGCGACGCCCACCCCTCGACCTGGGAGGCCGCCATCGTGCGCACCGCAGACCGCATAGCCTACGTCAATCACGACATCGACGACGCCATCCGGGCCGACATTATCTCCGCCGGGCGCCTTCCGGAAGCGCCGGTACGGGTACTGGGGGACCACACGAGCGCCAGAATAGACACGCTCGTCAGGGATATGATCTCCACCTCGCAGCGGGCGCGGGCCATCTCCCTCTCCAGAGACGTGCATGAGGCCCTCGTAGAGCTGCGTGCCTGGCTCTTCACGAACGTCTACCATAACCCCCTCTCCCGGGAAGACGGCAAGGCCGAAGAGGTGGTGGGAGACCTCTTCGACTACTATCTGTCCCGCCCCACGGAGAGAAGCGGGGACGGTTCGGACCCTTTAACCGCAACCGTGGATTTCCTCGCCGGAATGACCGACCGTTACGCCCTCTCCAAACACCGGAGGATCGCTATGGAACCTCTTTCACGGCACACGGATGACGTGAACCGGGGAGTGGAATAG
- a CDS encoding GatB/YqeY domain-containing protein, whose translation MRISEEISTDTKEAMKARDKSRVETLRMVRSALGNEQIQLGHDLSEDEEIAVLRRQLKQREESAEAYRQAGRDEQAESESAEAEIIRGYLPAPMSREELESVADRAIQETEATGMKDMGNVMGRAKELSGNRAEGRELSAVVRERLQEV comes from the coding sequence GTGAGAATATCCGAGGAGATCTCCACGGACACCAAGGAGGCGATGAAGGCCCGGGACAAGAGCCGGGTAGAGACCCTCAGGATGGTCCGTTCCGCCCTGGGCAACGAGCAGATACAGCTCGGGCACGATCTCTCCGAGGATGAGGAGATAGCCGTGCTGCGGCGGCAGCTCAAGCAGCGCGAGGAGTCCGCGGAGGCTTACAGGCAGGCCGGGCGCGACGAGCAGGCCGAGTCCGAGAGCGCCGAAGCGGAGATCATCCGCGGCTACCTCCCGGCACCGATGTCGCGGGAGGAGCTAGAAAGCGTAGCAGACCGGGCCATACAAGAGACGGAGGCAACGGGGATGAAGGATATGGGCAACGTCATGGGACGCGCAAAAGAGCTCTCTGGCAACCGGGCGGAGGGCCGAGAGCTATCCGCCGTGGTTAGAGAACGGCTGCAGGAGGTGTGA
- a CDS encoding PhoH family protein codes for MQGKGRETNITSGSRLGRVDPARQAEQAENQTEARLVIPPGRTLEVFGERDSVLRKVEELVGCDVIVRGNEITLRGESREVEKAEELFNGLVGLAENNAQPTPEVAERLYRMGDGNEGRRVLGDVILSHRGRRISPKTRNQKEYTDAIRENEVVFGVGPAGTGKTYLAVAMAVDALNRGDVNRIILTRPVVEAGESLGFLPGDVMAKVDPYFKPLYDALYEMLDPSKFQTHLERGIIEIAPLAFMRGRTLNDAFIILDEAQNTTPQQMKMFLTRLGFGSRIVVTGDITQVDLPQGKVSGLEDARGKLSGVKGVDFVDLGRDDIVRSDLVMRIVDAYEEPVQNQRQS; via the coding sequence GTGCAGGGTAAAGGAAGAGAGACGAACATCACTTCGGGAAGTCGCCTGGGACGGGTGGATCCGGCGCGCCAGGCAGAGCAGGCGGAAAACCAGACGGAGGCCAGGCTCGTGATACCGCCGGGCCGGACTCTGGAGGTGTTCGGGGAGCGGGACTCCGTGCTCCGAAAGGTCGAGGAGCTGGTCGGGTGTGACGTGATCGTGCGCGGGAACGAGATCACGCTGCGGGGAGAATCCCGGGAGGTCGAGAAGGCCGAGGAGCTCTTCAACGGACTGGTGGGGCTCGCCGAGAACAATGCCCAGCCCACCCCGGAGGTTGCGGAGAGACTCTACCGCATGGGCGACGGCAACGAAGGCCGGAGGGTGCTCGGGGACGTGATCCTCTCCCACCGGGGGCGCAGGATCTCGCCGAAGACCCGCAATCAGAAGGAGTACACCGACGCCATCCGGGAGAACGAGGTCGTCTTCGGCGTCGGCCCCGCCGGAACCGGGAAGACGTATCTCGCCGTCGCGATGGCCGTGGACGCCCTGAACCGGGGGGATGTAAACAGGATCATCCTCACCAGGCCCGTCGTCGAGGCCGGGGAGTCGCTCGGTTTCCTGCCCGGCGACGTGATGGCGAAGGTGGACCCGTACTTCAAGCCGCTCTACGACGCGCTGTACGAGATGCTCGACCCGTCCAAGTTCCAGACCCACCTGGAGCGCGGTATAATCGAGATCGCGCCACTAGCGTTCATGCGGGGCCGCACCCTGAACGACGCGTTTATCATCCTCGACGAGGCTCAGAACACCACGCCGCAGCAGATGAAGATGTTTCTCACGCGCCTAGGGTTCGGTTCGAGGATAGTCGTCACCGGCGACATTACCCAGGTAGACCTGCCCCAGGGCAAGGTGAGCGGCCTCGAAGACGCCCGGGGTAAGCTCTCCGGCGTGAAAGGGGTAGACTTCGTGGACCTGGGGCGCGACGACATAGTGAGGAGCGACCTCGTGATGCGTATAGTAGACGCCTACGAGGAGCCGGTACAGAATCAGAGACAGAGCTAG
- the deoC gene encoding deoxyribose-phosphate aldolase — MRVREFAKTVDHTVLKPDATEEDMRRVCEEAARYHFAAVCIPPCYVRLAAGELRGTDVKVATVISFPFGADTTAVKNAAVRDAIAGGAVELDVVMNVSRFLSGDFSYVAGELSSMNQEISAVAMNNGLNDVVMKVIVETAYLTDEMKRLATRMVAASGADFIKTSTGFAPLGATLEDVSLLREEAPEGLGVKASGGIRTLEDSLDMLNAGASRLGLSGSAGIMQEAENGALQE; from the coding sequence ATGAGGGTCCGGGAGTTCGCGAAGACCGTGGACCACACCGTACTAAAGCCCGACGCCACCGAGGAGGACATGCGTCGCGTCTGCGAGGAGGCGGCGCGTTACCACTTTGCGGCGGTGTGTATACCCCCGTGCTACGTCAGGCTCGCCGCCGGAGAGCTCCGGGGTACGGACGTGAAGGTTGCGACGGTGATCTCTTTCCCGTTCGGCGCCGACACGACCGCCGTCAAGAACGCCGCCGTGCGGGACGCCATAGCCGGCGGGGCGGTGGAGCTCGACGTGGTAATGAACGTCTCAAGGTTCCTCTCCGGGGATTTCTCGTACGTCGCCGGGGAGCTCAGTAGCATGAACCAGGAGATCAGCGCGGTCGCCATGAACAACGGGCTCAACGACGTCGTGATGAAGGTTATCGTGGAGACCGCGTACCTCACCGACGAAATGAAGCGGCTCGCTACCCGGATGGTCGCCGCGAGCGGCGCGGACTTTATAAAGACCTCGACCGGCTTCGCTCCACTGGGGGCGACCCTGGAAGACGTGTCGCTCTTACGGGAAGAAGCCCCGGAAGGTCTCGGCGTCAAGGCTTCGGGCGGCATCCGCACGCTGGAGGACTCTCTGGACATGCTGAACGCCGGGGCCTCCAGGCTCGGGTTGAGCGGCAGCGCCGGGATAATGCAGGAGGCCGAGAATGGCGCCCTACAAGAGTAG
- the ybeY gene encoding rRNA maturation RNase YbeY, which yields MDDAGYGLLTPERATRLCSSALQARGFDPDRSGELSVAFVGADDIHTLNIDFRDKDEPTDVLSFTVDGPGGEMVGEIVIYAGYVDCEEGAVEELVVHGALHLTGMDHGEDFEASEMSRVQEEVLRQAGRRA from the coding sequence GTGGACGACGCGGGCTACGGCCTCCTCACGCCGGAACGCGCCACCCGGCTCTGCTCCTCGGCTCTCCAGGCCAGGGGCTTCGACCCGGATAGGTCCGGGGAGCTCTCCGTCGCTTTCGTAGGGGCCGACGATATACACACCCTAAACATCGACTTTAGAGATAAGGATGAACCCACCGACGTCCTCAGCTTCACCGTGGACGGTCCGGGTGGGGAGATGGTGGGTGAGATCGTGATCTACGCGGGCTACGTTGATTGTGAAGAGGGGGCCGTGGAGGAGTTGGTGGTGCACGGCGCGCTGCACCTGACGGGTATGGATCACGGCGAGGACTTCGAGGCCAGCGAGATGTCCCGCGTGCAAGAAGAGGTGCTGAGACAGGCCGGGAGAAGGGCGTGA
- a CDS encoding cytidine deaminase, with protein sequence MESREAMSHAEEAAEGAYAPYSGFRVGAAVVTEAGGVYPGCNVENASYGLAMCAERNAVAAMVLDAGGDERPRISYVAVTSPDAAPTFPCGACRQVLHEFGCREVFVREAGDVGDVGDVGGVRGYPFEDILPNAFGPEDLRE encoded by the coding sequence ATGGAGTCTAGAGAGGCTATGAGCCACGCGGAGGAGGCCGCAGAGGGGGCCTACGCACCCTACAGCGGTTTTCGGGTGGGTGCCGCCGTGGTAACGGAGGCCGGAGGGGTCTACCCGGGATGTAACGTGGAGAACGCCTCTTACGGGCTCGCCATGTGCGCCGAGCGTAACGCGGTGGCCGCGATGGTGCTGGACGCCGGAGGAGACGAGAGGCCCCGGATAAGCTACGTCGCGGTCACGAGCCCGGACGCCGCGCCCACTTTCCCCTGCGGAGCCTGCCGTCAGGTATTGCACGAGTTCGGCTGCCGGGAGGTCTTCGTCCGGGAAGCCGGCGACGTGGGCGACGTGGGCGACGTGGGGGGTGTGAGAGGTTACCCGTTCGAGGACATCCTGCCGAACGCCTTTGGTCCCGAGGATCTGCGGGAGTGA
- a CDS encoding DUF4386 domain-containing protein, translating to MKTSRRTAVIAGVLIIVGTVAGLLSVVPSVEGPDCLEKVSESTDQVLKGAFFQFLMVPAYVGFALALYPILRKYSVSLSLGFVGFRIIAEAFQIIGVVLLLLFLPLSQEFVIAGAPGSSYFQTLGGLLREGRDLVNHVALFLALSIGDLMLYYILYRSKLVPRWLSVWGVIGVALAISASLLIMFRFIDVVTPTYITLILPWGLQQIVLAAWLIIKGFNPSATVFGTAKADPDGVQMSTSKV from the coding sequence ATGAAAACAAGCCGGAGGACCGCAGTAATTGCGGGGGTGTTGATAATAGTCGGAACGGTTGCGGGCTTACTGAGTGTCGTTCCTAGCGTAGAGGGTCCAGATTGCCTCGAAAAAGTCTCCGAGAGCACAGACCAAGTTCTAAAGGGAGCATTTTTCCAGTTTCTCATGGTCCCTGCGTATGTTGGCTTTGCACTTGCGCTATACCCGATCTTACGCAAGTATAGCGTCAGCCTGTCTCTTGGGTTTGTCGGTTTCAGGATCATTGCGGAAGCCTTCCAAATTATCGGCGTAGTCCTCCTGCTGTTGTTTTTGCCGTTGAGCCAGGAGTTTGTAATAGCCGGAGCCCCGGGTTCATCATACTTTCAAACCTTGGGCGGATTATTGCGGGAAGGGCGTGATCTAGTAAACCATGTGGCACTGTTCCTGGCTTTGAGCATAGGCGATCTAATGCTCTACTATATATTGTATCGATCAAAACTCGTCCCCCGATGGTTGTCGGTCTGGGGAGTTATCGGGGTTGCTCTGGCCATATCGGCGAGCCTGTTAATAATGTTCCGTTTCATAGATGTCGTAACGCCAACCTACATCACCCTGATTCTCCCGTGGGGCTTGCAGCAAATTGTCTTGGCAGCGTGGCTGATAATCAAAGGATTCAATCCATCCGCAACCGTCTTCGGTACTGCCAAAGCGGATCCAGACGGCGTTCAGATGAGCACGTCTAAAGTGTAG